In the Gossypium arboreum isolate Shixiya-1 chromosome 10, ASM2569848v2, whole genome shotgun sequence genome, one interval contains:
- the LOC108487366 gene encoding geranylgeranyl pyrophosphate synthase, chloroplastic, whose amino-acid sequence MASVNLGSLVQSYSIFNQASRTNSKSFPLPRSFPFNPLKNISSSTPKRHSFTSLPSISSVLTKEDAVMEEDQDPQLPSFDFKSFMVQKGNAVDQALDSAVPLRDPVKIHEAMRYSLLAGGKRVRPVLCLASCDLVGGKESMAMPAACALEMIHTMSLVHDDLPCMDNDDLRRGKPTNHKVYGEDIAVLAGDALLAFSFEHIAVSTVGVTPERIVRAIGELAKSIGTEGLAAGQVVDISSEGLTDVGLDHLEFIHVHKTAALLEAAAVLGAILGGGRDEDVEKLRKFARNIGLLFQVVDDVLDVTKSSKELGKTAGKDLVADKVTYPKLMGINKSKEFAEKLKSDALELLQGFDPEKSAPLIALANYIAYRQN is encoded by the coding sequence atgGCTTCAGTGAATCTGGGTTCTTTGGTTCAATCATACTCCATTTTCAACCAAGCTTCCAGAACCAATTCCAAGTCTTTTCCTTTACCCAGATCCTTTCCCTTCAATCCCCTCAAGAATATCTCATCTTCAACTCCCAAAAGACATAGCTTTACATCTCTTCCTTCGATATCCTCAGTCCTTACCAAAGAAGACGCGGTCATGGAAGAAGACCAAGACCCTCAATTACCAAGTTTTGATTTCAAATCATTCATGGTACAGAAGGGTAATGCAGTTGACCAGGCCCTGGACTCGGCTGTTCCACTCCGTGACCCTGTTAAAATCCATGAAGCAATGCGTTACTCCCTTTTAGCCGGTGGCAAAAGGGTCCGCCCGGTTCTTTGTTTGGCTTCCTGTGACCTTGTTGGTGGCAAAGAATCCATGGCTATGCCAGCAGCTTGTGCTCTTGAAATGATCCACACCATGTCTTTAGTCCACGATGATCTTCCTTGCATGGACAACGATGATCTTCGTAGAGGGAAACCAACTAACCACAAAGTTTATGGTGAAGATATAGCTGTGTTAGCAGGGGATGCTCTTTTAGCCTTTTCGTTTGAACATATAGCTGTATCCACAGTTGGTGTCACACCTGAGAGGATTGTAAGAGCAATTGGGGAATTAGCTAAATCTATTGGGACTGAAGGGTTGGCGGCTGGTCAAGTTGTGGATATAAGCAGTGAGGGTCTAACCGATGTGGGGTTGGATCATTTAGAATTCATTCATGTTCATAAAACTGCTGCTTTGCTTGAAGCAGCTGCGGTTTTAGGGGCTATTCTTGGTGGTGGACGTGATGAAGATGTGGAAAAGTTGAGGAAATTTGCAAGGAATATTGGGCTTTTATTTCAAGTTGTGGATGATGTTCTTGATGTAACAAAGTCATCTAAAGAATTAGGGAAGACTGCAGGGAAAGATTTGGTGGCTGATAAAGTGACTTATCCTAAATTGATGGGGATAAACAAATCAAAGGAGTTTGCAGAGAAGTTGAAGAGTGATGCATTAGAGTTGCTTCAAGGGTTTGATCCTGAGAAATCTGCCCCCTTAATTGCTTTAGCTAATTATATAGCTTACAGGCAAAATTAG
- the LOC108489548 gene encoding aminopeptidase P1-like isoform X1, with the protein MEEILSALRSLMASHSPPLHALIVPSEDYHQSEYVSDRDKRREFVSGFTGSAGLALITKDEARLWTDGRYFLQAMQQLSDQWQLMRIGEDPSVDSWISDNLPREAAIGVDPWCVSVDTAQRWERAFAKNHQKLIQTSSNLVDEVWKNQPPAETNPVIVHPLEFAGRSVAEKLKDLREKLAIEKACGIIITALDEVAWLYNIRGSDVSYCPVVHAFAIVTLNSAFLYVDKRKVSSKVSSSIQENGIEVREYSTVSSDVALLASNQLDKDTGLSSGQNGVCESGTCEAEENNNDLIWVDPASCCYALFSKLDAKKMLQQQSPLALAKALKNPVELDGLRNAHIRDGAAVVQYLVWLDKQMQEIYGASGYFLEGKGRSKKRSRETMKLTEVTASDKLEGFRATKEHFRGLSFPTISSVGPNAAVIHYSPQPETCAELDPDSIYLFDSGAQYLDGTTDVTRTVHFGKPSEHEKACYTSVLKGHIALGNARFPNGTNGHALDILARIPLWRYGLDYRHGTGHGIGSYLNVHEGPHLISFRPQARNVPLQASMTVTDEPGYYEDGTFGIRLENVLVIKEADTEFNFGDKGYLSFEHITWAPYQIKLIDLSLLTPEEIEWLNTYHSKCREILAPSMDKNELDWLKKATEPVSA; encoded by the exons ATGGAGGAAATACTTTCTGCTTTGAGGTCTTTAATGGCCTCTCACTCTCCTCCTCTCCATGCCTTAATCGTACCTTCTGAAGATTATCATCAA AGCGAATATGTTTCTGATCGTGATAAAAGGCGCGAATTTGTTTCTGGATTCACTGGAAGTGcag GTTTGGCACTTATTACAAAAGATGAAGCAAGGCTATGGACGGACGGCCGATATTTCTTGCAAGCGATGCAGCAGCTTAGTGATCAATGGCAACTGATGCGAATCGGAGAAGATCCTTCAGTTGATTCCTGGATATCTGAT AATTTGCCGAGAGAGGCAGCTATTGGGGTCGATCCTTGGTGTGTATCAGTGGATACGGCTCAAAGATGGGAACGTGCTTTTGCGAAAAACCACCAGAAACTAATACAAACCTCAAGCAATTTGGTTGATGAGGTGTGGAAAAACCAGCCACCCGCTGAAACTAACCCAGTTATCGTTCATCCCTTGGAATTTGCTGGTCGTTCTGTTGCTGAAAAGTTGAAAGATTTGAGAGAGAAGCTTGCTATTGAAAAGGCTTGTGGAATTATTATCACAGCTTTAGATGAG GTGGCTTGGTTATATAATATCCGTGGGAGTGATGTCTCTTACTGTCCAGTCGTTCATGCATTTGCTATTGTAACATTGAACTCGGCTTTCCTTTATGTGGACAAGAGGAAGGTTTCATCTAAG GTGAGCTCTTCCATACAAGAGAATGGAATTGAAGTTCGGGAGTATAGTACTGTGAGCTCAGATGTTGCGTTGTTAGCATCTAATCAGCTTGATAAGGACACAGGATTAAGTTCTGGTCAAAATGGTGTTTGTGAAAGTGGCACATGTGAAGCAGAAGAAAACAATAATGATCTTATATGGGTTGATCCTGCTTCATGCTGCTATGCATTATTTTCGAAACTAGATGCTAAGAAGATGCTCCAGCAGCAGTCACCTTTGGCCCTTGCTAAAGCCTTAAAG AATCCAGTTGAGTTGGATGGATTAAGGAATGCACATATCCGGGATGGTGCAGCTGTTGTGCAGTATCTTGTCTGGTTGGATAAACAG ATGCAAGAGATTTATGGGGCTTCTGGCTACTTCTTGGAGGGGAAGGGACGAAGCAAAAAAAGATC CAGAGAGACTATGAAACTGACTGAGGTGACTGCTAGTGATAAGTTGGAGGGATTTCGTGCAACAAAAGAG CACTTTAGAGGCCTAAGTTTCCCTACTATTTCTTCGGTTGGTCCAAATGCGGCCGTCATTCATTACTCACCTCAGCCTGAAACATGTGCTGAGCTTGATCCAGATAGCATTTATCTATTTGATTCAGGAGCGCAG TATCTAGATGGAACAACTGATGTAACTCGGACAGTTCATTTTGGAAAGCCTTCAGAACATGAGAAGGCTTGCTATACCTCA GTTCTTAAGGGCCATATTGCTCTGGGAAATGCTCGCTTTCCTAATGGAACAAATG GTCATGCACTTGATATTCTGGCTCGAATTCCTTTGTGGAGGTATGGCCTTGATTATCGACATGGTACTGGTCATGGAATTGGATCTTACCTAAATGTTCATGAAG GGCCACATCTAATTAGCTTCAGACCACAGGCTCGTAATGTGCCACTTCAAGCTTCTATGACAGTAACAGATG AACCTGGATATTATGAAGATGGGACCTTTGGGATAAGATTAGAGAATGTACTCGTAATCAAGGAGGCTGATACTGAATTCAATTTTGGTGATAAGGGATACTTATCATTTGAGCATATCACTTGG GCACCATATCAGATAAAGTTGATTGACTTGAGCCTCTTGACACCTGAGGAGATTGAATGGTTGAATACCTACCATTCAAAATGCAGGGAAATTCTTGCACCATCAATGGATAAAAACGAGCTGGATTGGCTGAAAAAAGCCACTGAACCTGTAAGTGCATGA
- the LOC108489548 gene encoding aminopeptidase P1-like isoform X2 yields the protein MEEILSALRSLMASHSPPLHALIVPSEDYHQSEYVSDRDKRREFVSGFTGSAGLALITKDEARLWTDGRYFLQAMQQLSDQWQLMRIGEDPSVDSWISDNLPREAAIGVDPWCVSVDTAQRWERAFAKNHQKLIQTSSNLVDEVWKNQPPAETNPVIVHPLEFAGRSVAEKLKDLREKLAIEKACGIIITALDEVAWLYNIRGSDVSYCPVVHAFAIVTLNSAFLYVDKRKVSSKVSSSIQENGIEVREYSTVSSDVALLASNQLDKDTGLSSGQNGVCESGTCEAEENNNDLIWVDPASCCYALFSKLDAKKMLQQQSPLALAKALKNPVELDGLRNAHIRDGAAVVQYLVWLDKQMQEIYGASGYFLEGKGRSKKRSETMKLTEVTASDKLEGFRATKEHFRGLSFPTISSVGPNAAVIHYSPQPETCAELDPDSIYLFDSGAQYLDGTTDVTRTVHFGKPSEHEKACYTSVLKGHIALGNARFPNGTNGHALDILARIPLWRYGLDYRHGTGHGIGSYLNVHEGPHLISFRPQARNVPLQASMTVTDEPGYYEDGTFGIRLENVLVIKEADTEFNFGDKGYLSFEHITWAPYQIKLIDLSLLTPEEIEWLNTYHSKCREILAPSMDKNELDWLKKATEPVSA from the exons ATGGAGGAAATACTTTCTGCTTTGAGGTCTTTAATGGCCTCTCACTCTCCTCCTCTCCATGCCTTAATCGTACCTTCTGAAGATTATCATCAA AGCGAATATGTTTCTGATCGTGATAAAAGGCGCGAATTTGTTTCTGGATTCACTGGAAGTGcag GTTTGGCACTTATTACAAAAGATGAAGCAAGGCTATGGACGGACGGCCGATATTTCTTGCAAGCGATGCAGCAGCTTAGTGATCAATGGCAACTGATGCGAATCGGAGAAGATCCTTCAGTTGATTCCTGGATATCTGAT AATTTGCCGAGAGAGGCAGCTATTGGGGTCGATCCTTGGTGTGTATCAGTGGATACGGCTCAAAGATGGGAACGTGCTTTTGCGAAAAACCACCAGAAACTAATACAAACCTCAAGCAATTTGGTTGATGAGGTGTGGAAAAACCAGCCACCCGCTGAAACTAACCCAGTTATCGTTCATCCCTTGGAATTTGCTGGTCGTTCTGTTGCTGAAAAGTTGAAAGATTTGAGAGAGAAGCTTGCTATTGAAAAGGCTTGTGGAATTATTATCACAGCTTTAGATGAG GTGGCTTGGTTATATAATATCCGTGGGAGTGATGTCTCTTACTGTCCAGTCGTTCATGCATTTGCTATTGTAACATTGAACTCGGCTTTCCTTTATGTGGACAAGAGGAAGGTTTCATCTAAG GTGAGCTCTTCCATACAAGAGAATGGAATTGAAGTTCGGGAGTATAGTACTGTGAGCTCAGATGTTGCGTTGTTAGCATCTAATCAGCTTGATAAGGACACAGGATTAAGTTCTGGTCAAAATGGTGTTTGTGAAAGTGGCACATGTGAAGCAGAAGAAAACAATAATGATCTTATATGGGTTGATCCTGCTTCATGCTGCTATGCATTATTTTCGAAACTAGATGCTAAGAAGATGCTCCAGCAGCAGTCACCTTTGGCCCTTGCTAAAGCCTTAAAG AATCCAGTTGAGTTGGATGGATTAAGGAATGCACATATCCGGGATGGTGCAGCTGTTGTGCAGTATCTTGTCTGGTTGGATAAACAG ATGCAAGAGATTTATGGGGCTTCTGGCTACTTCTTGGAGGGGAAGGGACGAAGCAAAAAAAGATC AGAGACTATGAAACTGACTGAGGTGACTGCTAGTGATAAGTTGGAGGGATTTCGTGCAACAAAAGAG CACTTTAGAGGCCTAAGTTTCCCTACTATTTCTTCGGTTGGTCCAAATGCGGCCGTCATTCATTACTCACCTCAGCCTGAAACATGTGCTGAGCTTGATCCAGATAGCATTTATCTATTTGATTCAGGAGCGCAG TATCTAGATGGAACAACTGATGTAACTCGGACAGTTCATTTTGGAAAGCCTTCAGAACATGAGAAGGCTTGCTATACCTCA GTTCTTAAGGGCCATATTGCTCTGGGAAATGCTCGCTTTCCTAATGGAACAAATG GTCATGCACTTGATATTCTGGCTCGAATTCCTTTGTGGAGGTATGGCCTTGATTATCGACATGGTACTGGTCATGGAATTGGATCTTACCTAAATGTTCATGAAG GGCCACATCTAATTAGCTTCAGACCACAGGCTCGTAATGTGCCACTTCAAGCTTCTATGACAGTAACAGATG AACCTGGATATTATGAAGATGGGACCTTTGGGATAAGATTAGAGAATGTACTCGTAATCAAGGAGGCTGATACTGAATTCAATTTTGGTGATAAGGGATACTTATCATTTGAGCATATCACTTGG GCACCATATCAGATAAAGTTGATTGACTTGAGCCTCTTGACACCTGAGGAGATTGAATGGTTGAATACCTACCATTCAAAATGCAGGGAAATTCTTGCACCATCAATGGATAAAAACGAGCTGGATTGGCTGAAAAAAGCCACTGAACCTGTAAGTGCATGA